A window from Primulina huaijiensis isolate GDHJ02 chromosome 11, ASM1229523v2, whole genome shotgun sequence encodes these proteins:
- the LOC140988274 gene encoding uncharacterized protein isoform X2, translated as MEKRDREWEFHLRSLSSSARDSNYATDPASDPSILNSIKRLYELCKSENSEELIARVYPHLNRIFQRSVASISKTQTSNGLLLLVILQFFLDFGDVILHDADPSLRTFFRSCLSREFADPDVAEKTLEFLNSNKGKFLRSFPTLLPQFFPLMLKLIAWNGEKLENLFIRVFGGFISPGSFIPLFPSLVDLPILVVALEKVERSSGSLVGSSIASIQKSAAPEMLLALMDEAYTGSTIGVGGADSESEDSTTMTVDPIFLDLLKDENDGLSERHWTSPTMAAILQAVINTPQSDRLKEALKIAPRLLDSYFASAVYDANDSLICALIPLLMGRYSSLFPDKAFSYEVQRRLVEFMLAAFQRSPHFIALLKKPIVNRLGEAYDNPAKLCWAIGEHGGGGGAHKDEGRELFESLELLLYENLSSSRLGFGEASHSSGFKKSSQSRLLCFVVTAIAKLATFHRELLPRARVSLAKVARSRISDAMVWKRAQDCLSLMNEPAVCMSILGPVHPSSEVKQYSGIVNWDEGSTKMIAHIPFYILGGQEGPPFHDFSFGEIIPRK; from the exons ATGGAAAAGAGAGATAGGGAATGGGAATTTCATCTTCGATCACTATCGTCCAGTGCCAGAGATTCCAACTACGCCACCGACCCGGCTTCCGATCCTTCAATCCTCAATTCC ATCAAAAGGCTATATGAACTTTGTAAAAGTGAGAATTCAGAAGAGCTAATTGCTAGGGTTTACCCGCACCTGAACAGAATTTTTCAACGCTCCGTTGCGTCGATTTCCAAGACTCAAACCTCCAACGGCCTTCTTTTGCTG GTCATTCTTCAATTTTTCCTTGATTTTGGGGATGTCATTTTACACGATGCTGATCCTAGCCTTAGAACATTTTTCCGCTCATGTTTGAGCCG TGAATTTGCAGACCCTGATGTTGCTGAAAAAACTCTTGAATTTTTGAACTCAAACAAAGGAAAATTTCTAAGATCCTTTCCTACGTTACTTCCACAG TTTTTCCCATTAATGCTGAAGTTGATTGCATGGAATGGAGAGAA ATTAGAAAATTTATTCATAAGAGTTTTTGGTGGATTCATCTCTCCTGGATCCTTCATTCCCCTTTTCCCATCGCTTGTTGACTTACCTA TACTGGTTGTGGCACTGGAAAAGGTTGAAAGAAGTTCTGGGTCACTTGTTGGAAGCAGCATAGCTTCAATTCAGAAAAGTGCTGCACCTGAG ATGTTGCTTGCACTCATGGATGAAGCATATACAGGATCAACCATTGGAGTTGGTGGTGCAGATTCTGAATCTGAAGATAGCACTACTATGACTGTTGACCCTATCTTTCTTGATCTCCTCAAGGATGAGAATGATGGCCTTTCT GAACGTCATTGGACCTCTCCTACCATGGCTGCTATTTTGCAGGCTGTAATTAATACCCCCCAGTCTGATAGATTGAAAGAAGCACTTAAAATAGCCCCACGGCTTCTTGATTCGTATTTTGCTTCAGCTGTTTATGATGCTAATGATT CTTTAATCTGTGCTTTGATTCCTCTGCTAATGGGTAGATACTCGTCACTATTTCCTGACAAGGCGTTCTCATATGAG GTTCAGAGGAGGCTTGTAGAATTCATGCTTGCTGCCTTTCAACGTTCTCCTCATTTCATTGCACTTCTGAAG AAACCAATTGTGAACAGGCTTGGAGAAGCTTATGACAACCCTGCGAAG CTTTGTTGGGCTATTGGCGAGCATGGAGGAGGAGGTGGAGCTCACAAAGATGAAGGTCGCGAACTTTTTGAGAGCTTGGAATTACTCCTATATGAAAATCTTTCTTCAAG TCGTCTGGGATTTGGTGAAGCTTCCCACAGTTCTGGTTTTAAAAAATCTTCTCAGTCGAGGCTCCTCTGTTTTGTGGTGACGGCAATAGCAAAACTTGCCACTTTTCATCGCGAATTACTTCCAAGGGCTCGTGTGTCGTTGGCAAAG GTTGCTCGCTCACGAATTTCTGATGCAATGGTGTGGAAACGCGCACAAGATTGTTTGAGTTTGATGAATGAACCTGCTGTGTGTATGTCTATTTTGGGACCTGTTCACCCTTCAAGTGAAGTCAAGCAGTATTCAGGTATCGTCAACTGGGACGAAGGCAGCACGAAAATGATTGCTCATATTCCGTTCTATATTTTAGGTGGCCAAGAAG GTCCTCCTTTCCATGATTTTTCGTTTGGAGAAATTATTCCAAGGAAGTAG
- the LOC140988274 gene encoding uncharacterized protein isoform X1: MEKRDREWEFHLRSLSSSARDSNYATDPASDPSILNSIKRLYELCKSENSEELIARVYPHLNRIFQRSVASISKTQTSNGLLLLVILQFFLDFGDVILHDADPSLRTFFRSCLSREFADPDVAEKTLEFLNSNKGKFLRSFPTLLPQFFPLMLKLIAWNGEKLENLFIRVFGGFISPGSFIPLFPSLVDLPILVVALEKVERSSGSLVGSSIASIQKSAAPEMLLALMDEAYTGSTIGVGGADSESEDSTTMTVDPIFLDLLKDENDGLSERHWTSPTMAAILQAVINTPQSDRLKEALKIAPRLLDSYFASAVYDANDSLICALIPLLMGRYSSLFPDKAFSYEVQRRLVEFMLAAFQRSPHFIALLKKPIVNRLGEAYDNPAKTELALQLCWAIGEHGGGGGAHKDEGRELFESLELLLYENLSSSRLGFGEASHSSGFKKSSQSRLLCFVVTAIAKLATFHRELLPRARVSLAKVARSRISDAMVWKRAQDCLSLMNEPAVCMSILGPVHPSSEVKQYSGIVNWDEGSTKMIAHIPFYILGGQEGPPFHDFSFGEIIPRK, encoded by the exons ATGGAAAAGAGAGATAGGGAATGGGAATTTCATCTTCGATCACTATCGTCCAGTGCCAGAGATTCCAACTACGCCACCGACCCGGCTTCCGATCCTTCAATCCTCAATTCC ATCAAAAGGCTATATGAACTTTGTAAAAGTGAGAATTCAGAAGAGCTAATTGCTAGGGTTTACCCGCACCTGAACAGAATTTTTCAACGCTCCGTTGCGTCGATTTCCAAGACTCAAACCTCCAACGGCCTTCTTTTGCTG GTCATTCTTCAATTTTTCCTTGATTTTGGGGATGTCATTTTACACGATGCTGATCCTAGCCTTAGAACATTTTTCCGCTCATGTTTGAGCCG TGAATTTGCAGACCCTGATGTTGCTGAAAAAACTCTTGAATTTTTGAACTCAAACAAAGGAAAATTTCTAAGATCCTTTCCTACGTTACTTCCACAG TTTTTCCCATTAATGCTGAAGTTGATTGCATGGAATGGAGAGAA ATTAGAAAATTTATTCATAAGAGTTTTTGGTGGATTCATCTCTCCTGGATCCTTCATTCCCCTTTTCCCATCGCTTGTTGACTTACCTA TACTGGTTGTGGCACTGGAAAAGGTTGAAAGAAGTTCTGGGTCACTTGTTGGAAGCAGCATAGCTTCAATTCAGAAAAGTGCTGCACCTGAG ATGTTGCTTGCACTCATGGATGAAGCATATACAGGATCAACCATTGGAGTTGGTGGTGCAGATTCTGAATCTGAAGATAGCACTACTATGACTGTTGACCCTATCTTTCTTGATCTCCTCAAGGATGAGAATGATGGCCTTTCT GAACGTCATTGGACCTCTCCTACCATGGCTGCTATTTTGCAGGCTGTAATTAATACCCCCCAGTCTGATAGATTGAAAGAAGCACTTAAAATAGCCCCACGGCTTCTTGATTCGTATTTTGCTTCAGCTGTTTATGATGCTAATGATT CTTTAATCTGTGCTTTGATTCCTCTGCTAATGGGTAGATACTCGTCACTATTTCCTGACAAGGCGTTCTCATATGAG GTTCAGAGGAGGCTTGTAGAATTCATGCTTGCTGCCTTTCAACGTTCTCCTCATTTCATTGCACTTCTGAAG AAACCAATTGTGAACAGGCTTGGAGAAGCTTATGACAACCCTGCGAAG ACTGAGTTGGCTCTACAGCTTTGTTGGGCTATTGGCGAGCATGGAGGAGGAGGTGGAGCTCACAAAGATGAAGGTCGCGAACTTTTTGAGAGCTTGGAATTACTCCTATATGAAAATCTTTCTTCAAG TCGTCTGGGATTTGGTGAAGCTTCCCACAGTTCTGGTTTTAAAAAATCTTCTCAGTCGAGGCTCCTCTGTTTTGTGGTGACGGCAATAGCAAAACTTGCCACTTTTCATCGCGAATTACTTCCAAGGGCTCGTGTGTCGTTGGCAAAG GTTGCTCGCTCACGAATTTCTGATGCAATGGTGTGGAAACGCGCACAAGATTGTTTGAGTTTGATGAATGAACCTGCTGTGTGTATGTCTATTTTGGGACCTGTTCACCCTTCAAGTGAAGTCAAGCAGTATTCAGGTATCGTCAACTGGGACGAAGGCAGCACGAAAATGATTGCTCATATTCCGTTCTATATTTTAGGTGGCCAAGAAG GTCCTCCTTTCCATGATTTTTCGTTTGGAGAAATTATTCCAAGGAAGTAG
- the LOC140988274 gene encoding uncharacterized protein isoform X3 — translation MEKRDREWEFHLRSLSSSARDSNYATDPASDPSILNSIKRLYELCKSENSEELIARVYPHLNRIFQRSVASISKTQTSNGLLLLVILQFFLDFGDVILHDADPSLRTFFRSCLSREFADPDVAEKTLEFLNSNKGKFLRSFPTLLPQFFPLMLKLIAWNGEKLENLFIRVFGGFISPGSFIPLFPSLVDLPILVVALEKVERSSGSLVGSSIASIQKSAAPEMLLALMDEAYTGSTIGVGGADSESEDSTTMTVDPIFLDLLKDENDGLSERHWTSPTMAAILQAVINTPQSDRLKEALKIAPRLLDSYFASAVYDANDSLICALIPLLMGRYSSLFPDKAFSYEVQRRLVEFMLAAFQRSPHFIALLKVARSRISDAMVWKRAQDCLSLMNEPAVCMSILGPVHPSSEVKQYSGIVNWDEGSTKMIAHIPFYILGGQEGPPFHDFSFGEIIPRK, via the exons ATGGAAAAGAGAGATAGGGAATGGGAATTTCATCTTCGATCACTATCGTCCAGTGCCAGAGATTCCAACTACGCCACCGACCCGGCTTCCGATCCTTCAATCCTCAATTCC ATCAAAAGGCTATATGAACTTTGTAAAAGTGAGAATTCAGAAGAGCTAATTGCTAGGGTTTACCCGCACCTGAACAGAATTTTTCAACGCTCCGTTGCGTCGATTTCCAAGACTCAAACCTCCAACGGCCTTCTTTTGCTG GTCATTCTTCAATTTTTCCTTGATTTTGGGGATGTCATTTTACACGATGCTGATCCTAGCCTTAGAACATTTTTCCGCTCATGTTTGAGCCG TGAATTTGCAGACCCTGATGTTGCTGAAAAAACTCTTGAATTTTTGAACTCAAACAAAGGAAAATTTCTAAGATCCTTTCCTACGTTACTTCCACAG TTTTTCCCATTAATGCTGAAGTTGATTGCATGGAATGGAGAGAA ATTAGAAAATTTATTCATAAGAGTTTTTGGTGGATTCATCTCTCCTGGATCCTTCATTCCCCTTTTCCCATCGCTTGTTGACTTACCTA TACTGGTTGTGGCACTGGAAAAGGTTGAAAGAAGTTCTGGGTCACTTGTTGGAAGCAGCATAGCTTCAATTCAGAAAAGTGCTGCACCTGAG ATGTTGCTTGCACTCATGGATGAAGCATATACAGGATCAACCATTGGAGTTGGTGGTGCAGATTCTGAATCTGAAGATAGCACTACTATGACTGTTGACCCTATCTTTCTTGATCTCCTCAAGGATGAGAATGATGGCCTTTCT GAACGTCATTGGACCTCTCCTACCATGGCTGCTATTTTGCAGGCTGTAATTAATACCCCCCAGTCTGATAGATTGAAAGAAGCACTTAAAATAGCCCCACGGCTTCTTGATTCGTATTTTGCTTCAGCTGTTTATGATGCTAATGATT CTTTAATCTGTGCTTTGATTCCTCTGCTAATGGGTAGATACTCGTCACTATTTCCTGACAAGGCGTTCTCATATGAG GTTCAGAGGAGGCTTGTAGAATTCATGCTTGCTGCCTTTCAACGTTCTCCTCATTTCATTGCACTTCTGAAG GTTGCTCGCTCACGAATTTCTGATGCAATGGTGTGGAAACGCGCACAAGATTGTTTGAGTTTGATGAATGAACCTGCTGTGTGTATGTCTATTTTGGGACCTGTTCACCCTTCAAGTGAAGTCAAGCAGTATTCAGGTATCGTCAACTGGGACGAAGGCAGCACGAAAATGATTGCTCATATTCCGTTCTATATTTTAGGTGGCCAAGAAG GTCCTCCTTTCCATGATTTTTCGTTTGGAGAAATTATTCCAAGGAAGTAG
- the LOC140988761 gene encoding FHA domain-containing protein DDL-like: protein MARSSSPRSKRLKRGKVERDVEKGGEKEHDKNHGRNGDRATHKERDYDRALPIQRTDKRLGRDAIDNVSSKSRRGRSGSPTDNRRKGQHRSRSPSATDDRARDKRAYPRNSEQRNGDNDSLAKMKAAEDTLEAKEKQKPSFELSGKLAAETNRYRGITLLFNEAPDARKPDIRWRLYVFKGGEVLNEPLYVHRQSCYLFGRERRVADIPTDHPSCSKQHAVLQYRQVEQENPDGTMSKKVRPYVMDLGSTNGTFINDNQIEPQRYYELIEKDTLKFGNSSREYVLLHENSA, encoded by the exons ATGGCTCGCTCTTCTTCACCACGGAGCAAAAGGTTGAAGAGAGGTAAAGTTGAACGAGATGTTGAAAAAGGGGGTGAAAAGGAACATGACAAAAACCACGGTAGAAACGGCGACAGGGCCACACATAAGGAAAGGGATTATGACAGGGCATTGCCAATCCAGAGAACAGATAAAAGGCTAGGAAGGGATGCAATTGACAATGTTTCTTCTAAATCGAGACGCGGACGCTCAGGTTCACCAACTGATAATCGCCGTAAGGGTCAACACAGGTCAAGATCGCCTTCAGCTACAGATGATAGAGCCCGTGATAAG AGGGCATACCCAAGAAATTCTGAACAGAG GAACGGTGACAATGATTCATTAGCGAAAATGAAGGCTGCTGAAGATACACTGGAAGCCAAAGAAAAA CAAAAGCCTTCATTTGAGCTGTCTGGAAAGCTTGCCGCAGAAACTAATCGATACAGAG GTATAACGCTGCTGTTCAATGAGGCTCCAGATGCTCGAAAACCTGACATCAGGTGGCGATTGTATGTATTCAAGGGTGGTGAAGTACTTAATG AACCCCTTTATGTTCATCGGCAAAGCTGTTATCTTTTTGGTAGAGAGAGGAGGGTTGCAGATATCCCTACCGACCATCCATCCTGCAGCAAGCAACATGCTGTTCTTCAGTATCG GCAAGTGGAGCAGGAGAACCCAGATGGTACCATGTCTAAGAAAGTCAG GCCTTATGTAATGGATCTTGGGAGCACAAATGGAACCTTCATTAAC GATAATCAAATAGAACCTCAACGATACTATGAACTGATCGAGAAAGATACTCTGAAGTTTGGGAACAGCAG CCGTGAATATGTTCTACTACACGAGAACTCGGCCTGA
- the LOC140987472 gene encoding uncharacterized protein: MHMATDIERVEQRLKSYLAQLKTESGILQRIVYKHKNQHRRCYYFQYVLKVRRDLNLLKSVNLEEILDASFLMINGDKPKQKVQLLESLKRRRSDDGKYNFFERLLGAARLLSQMVEPLLRAAMEISTLLAQSFFMKFSLTTLAVLARIRVLVQQVLVDAVLVYNHVSSLSQREHTTKLSREGFEIFREYYPRKMEGTVTLDCIWQIDKFVLVEKTDESESKSQEKDDREDVLIQPSNIQYDNIEAFLGDESDPIDVELVSAEPIDGEESSGNHLEKHVQNDSPSAGSSFPINLTHAVKS, from the exons ATGCATATGGCTACAGATATTGAAAGAGTTGAGCAGAGATTAAAGTCCTATCTGGCCCAGCTCAAAACGGAGAGTGGTATTCTTCAGAGAATTGTCTATAAACACAAGAATCAACACCGAAGATGCTATTACTTTCAATATGTACTGAAG GTTCGACGAGATTTGAACCTTCTTAAATCAGTGAACTTGGAGGAGATATTGGACGCCTCTTTCTTGATGATCAACGGGGATAAACCGAAGCAGAAGGTTCAGCTTTTGGAAAG TTTGAAGAGGAGACGAAGTGATGATGGCAAATACAACTTTTTTGAGAGGCTCTTGGGAGCTGCCCGCTTACTGTCACAG ATGGTTGAGCCCCTGTTGAGGGCAGCTAT GGAGATATCTACGCTGCTCGCGCAGTCATTTTTTATGAAGTTTTCCCTGACTACATTGGCTGTGCTGGCACGCATTCGAGTATTAGTTCAACAG GTACTGGTTGATGCTGTTCTTGTTTATAATCATGTTTCTTCTCTTTCTCAAAGGGAACATACTACAAAACTAAGCCGAGAGGGATTTGAG ATATTTCGAGAATATTATCCGAGAAAGATGGAAGGTACCGTGACTTTAGATTGCATTTGGCAAATAGATAAGTTTGTGTTAGTCGAGAAGACAGATGAAAGTGAATCTAAAAGCCAAGAGAAAGATGACCGAGAAGATGTCTTGATACAGCCATCAAATATACAATACGATAATATTGAGGCTTTCCTCGGAG ATGAATCTGATCCCATAGATGTCGAGCTTGTTTCAGCAGAACCGATCGATGGTGAAGAAAGTTCAGGGAACCATCTTGAAAAGCATGTTCAAAATGATTCACCCAGTGCTGGATCTTCGTTTCCCATAAATCTGACACATGCGGTGAAAAGTTGA
- the LOC140988955 gene encoding 2S seed storage protein 1-like has translation MAKVIGFAALFTALLAVASATTYTTVVTTTMVDEENPRGEGESCMQEYQQQQRLRHCQMWMQKMGGRYLDASFLRTAVSNPMRGQGEHLQECCQQLEQISSPCRCEAMKMMWREQKQEMGSKREEMQEMREMMENLPQMCGMQMREKCRMNAA, from the coding sequence ATGGCCAAAGTAATCGGTTTCGCGGCTCTCTTCACTGCTCTTCTCGCCGTGGCCAGCGCCACCACCTACACCACGGTGGTGACTACCACAATGGTTGACGAGGAGAACCCACGTGGCGAGGGAGAATCATGCATGCAGGAATACCAGCAACAGCAGAGGCTGCGCCACTGCCAGATGTGGATGCAAAAAATGGGAGGACGGTACTTGGATGCCTCCTTCCTGAGGACAGCTGTGAGCAATCCAATGCGGGGCCAAGGCGAGCACCTCCAAGAGTGCTGCCAGCAGCTGGAGCAGATCAGCTCTCCATGCAGGTGCGAAGCCATGAAAATGATGTGGAGGGAGCAGAAACAAGAAATGGGATCCAAAAGGGAAGAAATGCAAGAGATGAGGGAAATGATGGAGAACCTTCCACAAATGTGCGGAATGCAAATGCGTGAGAAGTGCCGCATGAATGCTGCCTGA
- the LOC140987112 gene encoding protein LHCP TRANSLOCATION DEFECT — protein sequence MASTFPLSLQPKLSSKSVGSPSSGSAVVPPLLRTCPFLGCAKGGNSLGWCRTTKKLGPSCGSRTTCWFKFGKNGVDAEGAGIYGSQSRDDFDRDDVEQYFNYMGMLAVEGSYDKMEALLNQNIHPVDILLLMAASEGDKPKIEELMRAGADYTIKDAQDRTALDRAASDEIKEFIIGFSVQKA from the exons ATGGCGTCAACATTTCCACTTTCTCTCCAACCAAAATTGTCCTCTAAATCTGTAGGTTCTCCTTCAAGTGGGTCTGCTGTTGTACCTCCCCTGCTGCGGACTTGTCCATTTCTGGGTTGTGCGAAAGGTGGAAATAGTCTTGGATGGTGCAGAACCACAAAAAAACTGGGACCCAGCTGCGGTTCGAGAACCACCTGCTGGTTCAAGTTCGGGAAGAATGGAGTTGATGCCGAAGGTGCCGGCATTTACGGTAGTCAGTCCCGCGATGATTTCGACCGCGATGATGTTGAACAG TACTTCAACTATATGGGCATGTTAGCTGTGGAGGGTTCATACGACAAAATGGAGGCTCTACTGAACCAGAACATCCACCCCGTCGATATTTTGTTATTGATGGCTGCTTCAGAAGGTGATAAACCGAAGATCGAAGAGTTGATGCGTGCTGGAGCTGATTACACCATCAAGGATGCACAGGATCGAACTGCGCTGGATAGAGCAGCCAGCGATGAAATCAAGGAATTCATTATTGGTTTTTCTGTGCAAAAAGCTTGA